Proteins encoded together in one Panthera uncia isolate 11264 chromosome A2, Puncia_PCG_1.0, whole genome shotgun sequence window:
- the LOC125930253 gene encoding LOW QUALITY PROTEIN: olfactory receptor-like protein OLF3 (The sequence of the model RefSeq protein was modified relative to this genomic sequence to represent the inferred CDS: deleted 2 bases in 1 codon) — MILMFLMETDNQTWVREFILLGLSSDLYVQVFLFVLFLVMYLVTVLGNFLIVALIFLDSRLHTPMYFFLTNLSLVDVSYATSIIPQMLVHLLAEHKAIPFVSCAAQLFFSLGWGGIEFVLLAVMAYDRYVAVCDPLRYSVIMHGGLCTRLAITSWVSGSLNSLIHTAITFQLPVCTNNYIDHISCEILAVVRLACVDTSSNEIIIMVSSIVLLMTPFCLVLLSYIQIISTILKIQSREGRKKAFHTCASHLAVVVLCYGMAIFTYIQPRSSPSILQEKLISLFYAVLTPMLNPMIYSVRNKEVKGAWQKLLGQLSGLTSKLAT; from the exons ATGATTCTC ATGTTTTTAATGGAAACAGATAACCAGACATGGGTGAGAGAATTTATTCTCCTCGGCCTGTCCAGTGACTTGTATGTGCAggtctttctctttgttctgttcTTAGTCATGTACTTGGTGACAGTGCTGGGAAACTTCCTCATTGTTGCTCTGATCTTCCTGGACAGCCGACTCCACACTCCCATGTACTTCTTTCTCACCAACCTCTCCCTTGTTGATGTCTCTTATGCCACAAGCATCATTCCTCAGATGTTAGTGCATCTTCTTGCAGAACATAAAGCAATCCCATTTGTGAGCTGTGCAGCccagttatttttctctctagGCTGGGGTGGGATTGAGTTTGTTCTACTGGCAGTGATGGCCTACGATCGCTATGTGGCTGTGTGCGACCCCCTGCGATACTCGGTCATCATGCATGGAGGGCTCTGTACTAGGTTGGCCATCACATCCTGGGTCAGTGGTTCTCTCAACTCTCTCATTCATACTGCCATCACCTTTCAGCTGCCCGTGTGTACAAACAATTATATTGATCACATATCATGTGAAATTTTAGCTGTGGTCAGACTGGCCTGTGTGGACACCTCCTCCAATGAGATCATAATCATGGTTTCTAGCATCGTTCTGCTGATGACACCCTTCTGCCTGGTCCTCTTGTCCTACATCCAGATCATCTCCACCATCCTGAAGATCCAgtccagagagggaagaaagaaagcctTCCACACCTGTGCGTCTCACCTCGCAGTGGTTGTCTTGTGCTATGGCATGGCCATTTTCACTTACATCCAGCCCCGCTCCAGCCCCTCTATTCTTCAGGAGAAGTTGATCTCTCTCTTCTATGCCGTTTTGACACCCATGTTGAACCCTATGATTTATAGTGTAAGGAATAAGGAGGTGAAGGGGGCCTGGCAGAAACTACTAGGGCAGTTATCTGGATTAACATCAAAATTGGCAACTTGA